A single window of Longimicrobium sp. DNA harbors:
- a CDS encoding prepilin peptidase produces MTPDYLIWGYAALLGACIGSFLNVCVYRWPAGLSVIRPPSRCGECGTQIRWYDNVPVFGWILLRGRCRACGTRVSIQYPLIELTVASLWLAAVLRHGVSWQALSSALFFTLLLGIALTDARTYIIPDEFTWGGLAIGLALSFAPGGITPQQSALGALLGFGLLWMVAELGERAFKKQAMGGGDIKMMAMVGAFVGMPGVLLTIFLGALLGTLIFGPISWRTKKLVPFGIFLALGAAIAEPWGSAIVQWYLREFVGI; encoded by the coding sequence TTGACGCCCGACTACCTGATCTGGGGCTACGCGGCTCTCCTGGGGGCCTGCATCGGCTCCTTTCTGAACGTATGCGTGTACCGCTGGCCAGCGGGGCTGTCGGTCATCCGCCCCCCGTCCCGTTGCGGCGAGTGCGGCACGCAGATCCGCTGGTACGACAACGTCCCCGTCTTCGGCTGGATCTTGTTGCGAGGCCGCTGCCGTGCGTGTGGCACCCGCGTCTCCATCCAGTATCCGCTGATCGAGCTGACGGTCGCCTCGCTCTGGCTGGCGGCGGTGCTGCGGCACGGGGTGAGCTGGCAGGCGCTCTCGTCCGCCCTCTTCTTCACCCTGCTGCTGGGGATCGCGCTGACCGACGCGCGCACCTACATCATCCCCGACGAGTTCACGTGGGGCGGCCTGGCGATCGGCCTGGCGCTCTCCTTTGCGCCGGGCGGCATCACGCCGCAGCAGTCCGCGCTGGGGGCGCTGCTGGGCTTCGGGCTTCTCTGGATGGTGGCGGAGCTGGGGGAGCGCGCCTTCAAGAAGCAGGCGATGGGCGGCGGCGACATCAAGATGATGGCGATGGTGGGCGCGTTCGTGGGGATGCCGGGCGTCCTCCTCACCATCTTTCTGGGCGCGCTGCTGGGCACGCTGATCTTCGGCCCGATCTCGTGGCGCACGAAGAAGCTCGTCCCCTTTGGCATCTTCCTCGCCCTCGGCGCCGCCATCGCGGAGCCGTGGGGGAGCGCGATCGTCCAGTGGTACCTCCGCGAGTTCGTGGGCATCTGA